A part of Haloarcula sp. CBA1127 genomic DNA contains:
- a CDS encoding glycosyl hydrolase family 28-related protein: MGLFRFINQWREKKDGELEGPALSTDEGHANYASFKGKPWFDVTEYGAVGDGVADDGPAIQAAIDDAASADGMGVVYYPTPNDGYLIDSHLKPKSNTAHIAPEPWTGAKLYAGPNLSYDEAVYKNVDGFQNLYFYGLEVDGSTGWNGVEYWPSEKCWLLKPGATDDGTRNLVIECCYAHDTPASAIGCDSIINQHYRYNIVEGAGTDGETTGGNGIGIGLGEVTGPCPTWIVGNEVTDTAEFGIILEQTGDSKVAEGIFVGHNFVNDARVGIGVEQCKGVSVTDNWVKASSRMERGILLDALDGTFGVKDATVSGAHILAGPDGEAITTPIELGSEASICTLESYTIPTGGGFETPVNNGSFCAIDGIGKEAAGLGNSPTWIDRWERLSVNQVRNTDDGTVWVPDQTGGWDQIV, from the coding sequence ATGGGACTATTTCGATTCATCAATCAGTGGCGAGAAAAGAAAGACGGAGAACTCGAAGGGCCAGCGCTCAGTACAGACGAAGGACATGCCAATTACGCCTCTTTCAAAGGAAAGCCGTGGTTCGACGTGACCGAGTACGGTGCTGTTGGAGACGGTGTTGCCGACGACGGACCTGCGATCCAAGCCGCAATAGACGACGCTGCATCCGCTGACGGCATGGGCGTCGTTTACTACCCGACTCCCAACGACGGCTACCTAATCGACTCACATCTCAAGCCCAAGTCAAATACCGCACACATCGCTCCCGAACCGTGGACGGGAGCCAAACTCTACGCAGGCCCGAATCTCAGTTATGACGAAGCAGTTTACAAAAACGTTGATGGGTTCCAGAACCTCTATTTCTACGGTCTGGAGGTTGACGGATCTACTGGATGGAATGGTGTGGAATACTGGCCCAGTGAGAAATGTTGGCTCTTGAAGCCGGGGGCGACCGATGACGGGACGCGGAATCTCGTCATCGAATGCTGCTACGCACACGATACTCCCGCGTCAGCAATCGGTTGCGACTCGATTATCAACCAGCATTACCGATACAACATCGTTGAGGGTGCGGGGACTGATGGGGAGACAACGGGCGGAAACGGCATCGGGATTGGACTTGGGGAAGTGACTGGGCCGTGCCCGACCTGGATTGTCGGCAATGAAGTTACCGACACAGCAGAGTTCGGGATTATCCTCGAACAGACGGGTGACTCAAAAGTAGCTGAAGGAATCTTCGTCGGACACAATTTTGTCAACGATGCGCGTGTTGGGATAGGGGTCGAGCAGTGCAAAGGCGTCTCAGTCACGGATAACTGGGTAAAAGCATCCTCACGAATGGAGCGTGGGATCCTTCTTGATGCTCTTGACGGGACTTTTGGTGTTAAAGATGCGACGGTTAGTGGGGCGCATATTCTCGCTGGTCCGGATGGAGAGGCGATAACAACGCCCATCGAGTTGGGTTCTGAGGCATCCATTTGCACCCTCGAAAGTTACACTATCCCGACTGGTGGAGGGTTCGAGACCCCAGTGAACAACGGATCGTTCTGCGCAATCGACGGGATCGGCAAGGAGGCGGCTGGCTTAGGTAACAGCCCGACTTGGATCGACCGATGGGAACGTCTATCTGTGAATCAGGTCAGAAACACCGACGACGGGACTGTCTGGGTCCCCGATCAGACTGGTGGATGGGATCAGATCGTCTAA
- a CDS encoding KTSC domain-containing protein: MYISFEREDGTNSVYVYQDVPESEWESLVAADSHGSYHYDNIRLDYSYEELTDFHEPLTDV, from the coding sequence TTGTATATTTCGTTCGAGCGCGAGGACGGGACTAATTCGGTGTATGTCTACCAGGACGTCCCCGAGTCTGAGTGGGAATCGCTGGTAGCTGCGGACTCGCACGGCTCCTATCACTATGATAACATCCGGCTGGACTACTCCTACGAGGAGCTCACGGACTTCCACGAACCGCTGACCGACGTATAA
- a CDS encoding tyrosine-type recombinase/integrase has product MDDREFELLLEATYRMDDDYFGLESRFIVLAAGRLGLRSGEICHMREEWLNERRRMIVIPAHQSCQKGKDGGICGACEQSARQKAEHNDDVDLEQARESMWSPKTSAAAREVPFDAEPRAELAVERYLDKYGRFQASQTAINRRVTRAAEIAEELDPDMVTPHGLRATAATRFASRGLDTVALQSMFGWSNLSTAHNYIRRSGEATARAIRDIQF; this is encoded by the coding sequence CTGGACGACCGCGAATTCGAACTCCTCTTGGAAGCGACCTACCGAATGGACGACGACTACTTTGGCCTTGAGAGTCGCTTCATCGTCCTCGCCGCCGGCCGCCTCGGCCTTCGGTCGGGCGAAATCTGCCACATGCGCGAGGAGTGGCTCAACGAGCGGCGCCGGATGATCGTCATCCCGGCTCACCAATCCTGCCAGAAGGGCAAGGACGGCGGCATCTGCGGCGCGTGCGAGCAATCGGCTCGCCAGAAGGCCGAGCACAACGACGACGTCGACCTCGAGCAGGCCCGCGAGTCGATGTGGAGTCCGAAGACGTCGGCCGCCGCACGCGAGGTGCCCTTCGACGCCGAGCCCCGCGCAGAGCTCGCCGTCGAGCGTTATCTGGATAAGTACGGTCGTTTCCAGGCCAGCCAGACAGCGATCAACCGCCGGGTAACCCGCGCGGCAGAGATCGCCGAGGAGCTGGACCCCGACATGGTGACGCCCCACGGTCTCCGAGCGACGGCGGCGACGCGCTTCGCTTCGAGGGGGCTGGATACCGTCGCGCTCCAATCCATGTTCGGGTGGAGCAACCTGAGCACCGCCCACAACTACATCCGACGGTCGGGTGAGGCGACCGCTCGCGCCATCCGAGACATCCAGTTCTGA
- a CDS encoding XkdF-like putative serine protease domain-containing protein, whose product MTESQSRQFTKQVAIKATNDDEQIATGLALTADEVDHQLDFFRSEGVEAMFNPDPDHGVMHGRFPEDDAELVRNEVLDEDEEIDGAQFEAGDWVVQRQYTDDDLWDLVDRGVLNGYSIGGEVTEAVEYDSVEDLPDDVAIPDAVDPDRVDDKYWPPVQVTNGYVSELSDVDIPAVVSAQFTSTKGASKSVVDDVAGEDEFVQVMSNRGHDETDARDLWSYLESAAKAGPADAMSKSQPETDPDAGDLDDEDVGFLKRLRRAVSTADPAEKSESDDDVSPEPGLSEVSEVALAKALDAAKEGRTLNGDNREALMAAHDAVEASLASEMDIETNRFTDDPDSDFHLSEYGWSGDDEDEGEKAAPVEKLTEEQGNLVMDAIQRFIDSQGEAPFGEFSSWVWTTDALGDDAAFAADEACWQYREYVREQRDETPITDDFADWVTADSGADAELTMSKDNPEGDEKSLPEQNAEALEDIQDTLKDLTADEESTDKNADNPDEEPSQAEKNAEAIGDIKETLDAISKQTGASQQLAGAEKGAGTDGEGGMSEEAEQFKKALGGTSGGDF is encoded by the coding sequence ATGACAGAGTCACAAAGTCGCCAGTTTACCAAACAGGTCGCGATCAAGGCGACCAACGACGACGAGCAGATAGCCACCGGGCTGGCGCTGACAGCTGACGAGGTCGACCACCAGCTGGATTTCTTCCGGTCCGAGGGGGTGGAGGCGATGTTCAACCCCGACCCGGATCACGGCGTCATGCACGGTCGGTTCCCAGAGGACGATGCGGAGCTGGTCCGCAACGAAGTCCTCGACGAGGATGAAGAGATCGACGGTGCGCAGTTCGAGGCCGGCGACTGGGTCGTCCAGCGCCAGTACACGGATGACGACCTGTGGGACCTCGTCGACCGGGGCGTTCTCAATGGCTACTCCATCGGTGGCGAGGTCACCGAGGCCGTCGAGTACGACTCTGTCGAGGACCTCCCCGACGACGTCGCCATCCCCGATGCTGTCGACCCCGACCGCGTCGACGACAAGTACTGGCCGCCGGTCCAGGTGACCAACGGCTACGTGTCCGAGCTTTCGGACGTCGACATCCCGGCCGTGGTTTCGGCACAGTTCACGAGCACCAAGGGCGCGAGTAAATCCGTCGTCGACGACGTCGCCGGCGAGGATGAGTTCGTCCAGGTCATGTCCAACCGCGGGCATGACGAGACGGACGCCCGCGACCTGTGGAGTTACTTGGAGTCGGCCGCGAAGGCCGGCCCCGCTGATGCAATGAGTAAATCACAACCAGAGACAGATCCCGACGCCGGCGACCTCGACGACGAGGACGTCGGCTTCCTCAAGCGTCTCCGCCGGGCGGTCAGTACGGCCGACCCGGCCGAGAAGTCGGAGTCCGATGACGACGTAAGTCCCGAGCCTGGGCTGTCCGAGGTCTCCGAGGTCGCGCTCGCGAAGGCTCTCGATGCAGCCAAAGAGGGCCGGACGCTGAACGGCGACAACCGCGAGGCGCTGATGGCAGCCCACGACGCCGTCGAGGCGTCGCTGGCGTCGGAAATGGATATCGAGACGAACCGCTTTACAGACGACCCAGACAGCGACTTCCACCTCTCCGAGTACGGCTGGAGTGGTGACGACGAAGACGAGGGCGAGAAGGCTGCCCCGGTGGAGAAGCTCACCGAGGAGCAGGGCAACCTCGTCATGGACGCCATCCAGCGGTTCATCGACTCCCAGGGCGAGGCGCCGTTCGGCGAGTTCTCGTCGTGGGTGTGGACAACGGATGCACTCGGTGACGACGCAGCGTTCGCCGCCGACGAGGCGTGCTGGCAGTACCGCGAGTACGTCCGCGAACAGCGCGATGAAACACCCATCACCGACGACTTCGCTGACTGGGTCACTGCAGACAGCGGTGCAGATGCGGAGCTGACAATGAGTAAGGACAACCCCGAGGGGGACGAGAAGTCCCTCCCTGAGCAGAACGCAGAGGCGCTCGAGGACATCCAGGACACCCTGAAAGACCTCACCGCCGACGAGGAATCGACAGACAAGAACGCCGACAACCCTGACGAAGAGCCCTCGCAGGCCGAAAAGAACGCCGAGGCTATCGGCGACATCAAGGAGACGCTCGACGCGATCTCCAAGCAGACCGGCGCGAGCCAGCAGCTGGCTGGTGCCGAGAAGGGCGCCGGCACTGACGGCGAGGGCGGCATGTCTGAAGAGGCTGAACAGTTCAAGAAAGCGCTGGGCGGTACGAGCGGAGGTGACTTCTGA
- a CDS encoding phage portal protein, producing the protein MSDDGGDVSVSVTKLGQDGAMSKARETTQLDERHLATGRGFGIQPPYNPETLAAFQELNETLGAGVRKKSRWEVGYGFNIVPHRSLDAEEASDSERDTVEEFWYGDSSQWQTGPEHTPATSPTEIVELARMDWHLIGWCALEILVDATGDPVGLAHVPATTVRVRKTEKETEEGETIVTRGHGYVQRRAGRRRYFAEAGDRYLDEDDPTDRRVFVDRETGDIAYDSAENLDNEPANELIWIPNPSPISLYYGIPDWIPAMETVSMDQAAKRYNRDKLEHFGISHFAVIVKGGTLTEDSKEDLQEMLNNLEDNPHRASVLEVEKLEEEANDLSLEGESGSDIEVELRPLAGDNAGEMDYETLRKEAEQDIAKVLEVPPVLYNRPGQSNRSNSQEQIREFAEEVVAPEQQKFEARLYEILHKTAMDASDWTIQFKLKGADRPDRDATIARKRVAGSRGTMTVDEARAEFDLDPLPDDHDVDGDTLLSNLGSGNPSSSTRRAEPTTSRRPRTRSVSGRASLPRILSRPSSSTRRISSTGSTTSARRSCIFRSSARTGLIRCMSTRTSPSLSGNRW; encoded by the coding sequence ATGAGTGACGACGGGGGCGACGTCTCGGTTTCGGTCACGAAACTCGGGCAGGACGGCGCCATGTCGAAAGCTCGCGAGACCACGCAACTGGACGAGCGTCATCTCGCAACGGGACGTGGCTTCGGTATCCAGCCGCCGTACAACCCGGAGACGCTGGCTGCCTTCCAGGAGCTCAACGAGACGCTGGGAGCTGGTGTCCGGAAGAAGTCTCGGTGGGAGGTCGGCTACGGGTTCAACATCGTCCCCCACCGAAGCCTCGATGCCGAAGAAGCCAGTGACAGCGAGCGAGACACCGTCGAAGAGTTCTGGTACGGCGACTCCTCACAGTGGCAGACCGGGCCCGAGCACACGCCGGCGACGTCACCGACGGAGATCGTCGAACTCGCACGGATGGACTGGCATCTCATCGGCTGGTGTGCCCTGGAGATCCTCGTCGACGCCACGGGCGACCCGGTCGGACTAGCCCACGTCCCGGCGACGACGGTCCGCGTCCGCAAGACCGAGAAGGAAACCGAGGAGGGCGAGACCATCGTCACCCGAGGCCACGGCTACGTCCAGCGTCGGGCGGGACGGCGTCGATACTTCGCCGAAGCCGGCGACCGCTACCTTGACGAGGATGACCCGACGGACCGGCGTGTGTTCGTCGACAGGGAGACGGGCGACATCGCCTACGACAGTGCGGAGAACCTCGACAACGAGCCGGCGAACGAGCTCATCTGGATACCGAACCCGAGCCCCATCTCGCTATACTACGGCATCCCCGACTGGATCCCGGCGATGGAGACGGTGTCGATGGATCAGGCAGCCAAGCGGTACAACCGCGACAAGCTGGAGCACTTCGGCATCTCGCACTTCGCCGTCATCGTCAAAGGCGGCACTCTCACCGAGGACAGCAAAGAAGACCTCCAGGAGATGCTCAACAACCTGGAGGACAACCCGCATCGAGCGTCCGTCCTCGAAGTGGAGAAGCTGGAAGAGGAGGCCAACGACCTCAGCCTCGAGGGCGAGAGCGGGTCGGACATCGAGGTCGAACTCCGCCCGCTGGCTGGCGATAACGCCGGCGAGATGGACTACGAGACCCTCCGGAAAGAAGCCGAGCAGGACATCGCGAAGGTCCTGGAGGTCCCGCCGGTGCTGTACAACCGGCCGGGGCAGTCCAACCGCTCCAACAGCCAGGAGCAGATCCGGGAGTTCGCCGAGGAGGTCGTCGCTCCCGAGCAACAGAAGTTCGAGGCGCGACTGTACGAAATCCTTCACAAGACGGCGATGGATGCCTCGGACTGGACCATCCAGTTCAAGCTCAAGGGCGCCGACCGGCCCGATCGGGACGCCACCATCGCACGGAAGCGCGTGGCCGGCTCCCGTGGGACGATGACCGTCGACGAAGCCCGGGCAGAGTTCGACCTGGACCCGCTGCCCGACGACCACGACGTCGACGGCGACACACTGCTATCGAACCTCGGCAGCGGCAACCCATCCAGTTCGACAAGGAGGGCCGAACCGACGACGAGCCGCCGGCCGAGAACAAGGTCGGTGAGCGGCCGGGCGTCACTGCCAAGGATCCTATCGAGACCGAGCAGTTCGACTCGTCGAATCTCGTCGACGGGCTCTACGACATCGGCGAGGAGGAGTTGTATATTTCGTTCGAGCGCGAGGACGGGACTAATTCGGTGTATGTCTACCAGGACGTCCCCGAGTCTGAGTGGGAATCGCTGGTAG